In the genome of Ignavibacteriales bacterium, one region contains:
- a CDS encoding immune inhibitor A produces MKTLYTFLFFVLLGSFCFAQNFKQVKILLNSDSDIITLAQKGIDIEHSERTKANHLILFLSDGEYQSVLASGLQTEVLINDWFEYYNSLPALDETDKSIIYENSRSEFGIDGFEFGSMGGYYTYQEVINELDSMFALYPNLITQKFSIGTSIEGRTIWAVKISDNPNVFENEPGAGYDALIHAREPQSMATLMYFMYYLLENYGTNPEVTYLVNNRQIFCVPVYNPDGYEYNRSTNPGGGGMWRKNRRNSGGGDYGVDLNRNYGFAWGYDNSGSSPDPGSETYRGSAAFSEPEVQAIRDFVIGKNIYTYFNMHTYQNALLYPWGYIDAQTPDSSIYYEYASEICSRNGYAFGTGSQILGYNSNGSSRDWLYGDQVLKNKIFGYTIEIGSSSDGFWPPQSRIFPLAQINVKSMLYNTWVAGEYVELQNTNFAQPYFNPGDVVQLSPSFKNSGQVTGNNISIVLTSLSVNAAVINGTAQFDSIQSRQSVSVTSPFSFSISGNAGLEERINLLMTVSTNGVAMSSDTISIIVGTPNFVFADTTNNPLTLWTITGTPTTSPKWEATTASYYSSPNSYTDSRTGNYVNNATVTMTLTNAVSLTGVTNPRLSFWTKFAIENNWDYGQVEISTNNGSTWTALQGQYTNPGTGSFQPNGQPLYDGTMANWVKEEITLSSYINQQIKLRFKLRTDGGTVADGWYVDDISIIYYTIVPVELNSFTALSTKESIELQWQTSTEKNNQGFEIQKSQTSDVNGQTDWKTIGFVEGNGTSSEIHNYRFIDQTPVSGKNSYQLKQIDFDGTYKVYGPVEAEFNVLRDFSLEQNYPNPFNPVTKIRYTVGDANYASPVRVQVTVYDVLGRVVTTLVDEYKSAGSYDVEFNSTDITSGVYYYEMKAGSFIQTKKMILLK; encoded by the coding sequence ATGAAAACATTGTATACTTTTTTGTTTTTCGTTTTACTTGGCTCGTTTTGCTTTGCACAGAATTTTAAGCAGGTAAAAATCTTACTTAATTCAGATTCTGATATCATCACTCTTGCACAAAAGGGTATTGATATAGAACACTCCGAACGGACGAAAGCCAACCATCTTATTTTATTTCTGAGTGACGGGGAATACCAGTCTGTTTTAGCATCAGGTTTACAAACAGAAGTACTGATAAACGATTGGTTTGAATATTATAATTCATTACCTGCTTTGGATGAAACTGATAAGTCTATCATATATGAAAACAGCAGAAGCGAATTTGGAATTGATGGCTTTGAATTCGGATCAATGGGTGGATACTACACATACCAGGAAGTTATTAATGAACTGGATTCAATGTTTGCACTCTATCCGAATTTAATCACACAAAAATTTTCTATCGGTACTTCAATTGAAGGAAGAACAATCTGGGCGGTAAAGATTTCTGACAATCCAAATGTATTTGAAAATGAACCTGGTGCAGGATATGACGCTTTGATTCACGCACGCGAACCGCAATCAATGGCAACATTAATGTATTTCATGTATTACCTTCTCGAGAATTATGGAACTAACCCCGAAGTGACATACCTTGTAAACAACCGCCAGATATTCTGCGTACCTGTGTACAATCCCGATGGCTATGAATATAACCGAAGCACAAATCCCGGCGGCGGCGGTATGTGGAGAAAGAACAGGCGCAACAGCGGCGGCGGGGATTATGGTGTGGATTTAAATCGTAACTATGGTTTTGCATGGGGTTATGATAATTCAGGTTCAAGTCCTGATCCCGGCTCGGAAACATACAGAGGTTCTGCAGCATTTTCAGAACCTGAAGTACAGGCTATAAGAGATTTTGTTATCGGGAAAAATATTTATACATATTTCAACATGCATACTTACCAGAATGCATTGTTGTATCCGTGGGGTTATATAGATGCTCAGACTCCTGATTCAAGTATTTATTATGAGTATGCTTCTGAAATTTGTTCCAGAAACGGTTACGCTTTTGGAACCGGTTCACAGATACTTGGTTACAATTCAAATGGTTCGTCAAGGGACTGGCTGTATGGTGACCAGGTATTAAAGAATAAAATATTCGGTTACACAATTGAAATAGGCAGTTCATCAGACGGTTTCTGGCCGCCTCAGAGCAGGATCTTTCCTCTTGCACAAATAAATGTAAAATCAATGCTTTATAATACATGGGTCGCAGGTGAATATGTTGAACTTCAAAATACAAACTTTGCACAGCCGTATTTTAATCCCGGTGATGTTGTGCAGCTATCTCCTTCATTTAAAAACAGCGGGCAGGTAACAGGAAATAATATTTCTATCGTGCTTACATCACTCAGTGTTAATGCCGCAGTGATAAATGGAACGGCACAGTTTGATTCAATTCAATCAAGGCAATCCGTTTCTGTAACTTCACCATTCTCATTCAGTATTTCCGGGAATGCCGGACTTGAAGAGAGAATTAATCTTCTGATGACTGTCAGTACCAATGGTGTGGCAATGTCGTCTGACACTATTTCAATTATTGTCGGAACTCCGAATTTTGTATTTGCCGATACAACCAACAATCCGCTTACCTTATGGACTATCACAGGAACTCCAACAACATCTCCAAAGTGGGAAGCGACGACGGCTTCATATTATTCTTCACCAAATTCTTATACCGACAGCCGCACTGGTAATTATGTCAACAATGCTACTGTAACAATGACTTTGACTAACGCAGTTAGCCTTACCGGAGTTACAAATCCGCGTTTATCTTTCTGGACAAAATTTGCTATTGAGAATAACTGGGATTATGGTCAGGTTGAAATATCAACAAACAATGGATCTACATGGACTGCGTTGCAGGGTCAGTATACAAATCCCGGGACAGGAAGTTTTCAGCCGAACGGACAACCACTTTATGATGGTACAATGGCTAACTGGGTTAAAGAGGAAATAACACTTTCATCATACATTAACCAGCAGATAAAACTTCGTTTTAAACTTCGGACTGATGGCGGCACAGTTGCAGATGGTTGGTACGTTGATGATATATCAATTATTTATTACACAATAGTACCTGTCGAATTAAATTCTTTTACGGCATTATCAACTAAAGAAAGTATTGAACTTCAATGGCAGACATCAACAGAAAAAAATAATCAGGGATTTGAGATTCAAAAAAGTCAAACGTCAGATGTGAATGGTCAGACGGATTGGAAAACAATTGGTTTTGTTGAAGGCAATGGAACTTCATCAGAAATACATAATTATCGATTTATTGATCAGACACCAGTCTCCGGAAAAAATTCTTATCAGTTAAAACAAATTGATTTTGACGGAACATATAAAGTTTACGGTCCGGTTGAAGCAGAATTTAACGTGTTAAGAGATTTTTCACTTGAGCAGAATTATCCTAATCCATTTAATCCGGTAACAAAAATCCGTTACACTGTGGGAGACGCCAATTATGCTTCTCCGGTGCGGGTTCAGGTAACTGTGTATGATGTACTTGGCAGAGTGGTTACTACTCTTGTTGATGAATATAAATCCGCAGGGAGTTATGATGTTGAATTCAACTCAACTGACATTACAAGCGGTGTTTATTATTATGAAATGAAAGCCGGCAGTTTCATTCAAACAAAAAAGATGATTTTGCTCAAGTAA
- a CDS encoding dicarboxylate/amino acid:cation symporter, translated as MKIKLHWQILIGLLLGIIYGLFLPEHSDYVEWLGDIFLRALKMIIVPLILTSIISGVSNIGSAKSLGKLGFKTIMYYLSTSIFAIISGLILVNLIQPGVGADLGLQKNVDELESLSGGLGNILLRIVPTNIFEALASADMLAIIFFSILTGFYITRLKEESSQLLINIFNSAFELMMKITSLVIKFAPIGIFGIVTGVIAEQAMDKDALVKMIEGLALYMTAVLAGLFVHAFITLPLFLKLIGKANPWAHFKAMSTPLLTAFSTSSSSATLPLTLDAVENNAGVSNKITSFVLPLGATVNMDGTALYECVAAIFIAQAYGIELSFVQQMIVVVTALLASIGAAGIPMAGLVMISVVLSSVGLPLEGVGLILAVDRILDMCRTTVNVWSDSCGAVIIASSEGEKLNVSSLVQD; from the coding sequence ATGAAGATAAAACTTCACTGGCAGATATTAATTGGACTGTTGCTTGGAATTATTTACGGGCTGTTTCTGCCTGAACATTCAGATTATGTGGAATGGCTCGGGGACATTTTTCTCAGAGCATTGAAGATGATAATTGTTCCGCTGATCCTCACTTCAATCATTTCCGGTGTAAGTAATATTGGAAGCGCAAAAAGTCTCGGTAAACTTGGCTTCAAAACGATAATGTATTATCTCTCAACAAGTATATTCGCCATCATATCAGGACTTATACTTGTCAATCTAATTCAGCCTGGTGTTGGTGCCGATCTGGGGCTTCAGAAAAATGTTGATGAACTTGAATCACTTTCCGGCGGACTGGGTAATATTTTATTAAGAATTGTTCCGACAAATATTTTTGAAGCGCTCGCATCTGCAGATATGCTTGCGATAATTTTCTTTTCTATACTTACCGGATTTTATATCACACGCTTAAAGGAAGAATCATCACAATTGCTGATAAATATTTTTAATTCAGCATTTGAACTGATGATGAAAATAACTTCACTTGTAATAAAGTTCGCACCGATAGGAATATTCGGAATTGTAACCGGAGTAATTGCTGAGCAGGCAATGGATAAAGATGCTCTGGTAAAGATGATAGAAGGACTCGCGCTTTACATGACTGCAGTATTAGCCGGACTATTTGTACATGCATTTATCACATTACCATTATTTCTGAAATTAATTGGCAAGGCAAACCCCTGGGCTCACTTCAAAGCAATGAGTACACCACTGCTGACTGCTTTTTCAACTTCATCATCATCAGCAACATTACCATTGACTTTGGATGCTGTTGAAAACAATGCTGGTGTTTCAAATAAGATTACCAGTTTTGTACTGCCGCTCGGCGCAACGGTGAATATGGATGGTACTGCGCTATACGAATGTGTTGCTGCAATTTTCATTGCGCAAGCTTACGGAATTGAGCTTTCTTTTGTTCAACAGATGATTGTCGTGGTTACTGCTTTACTCGCGTCAATCGGTGCCGCTGGAATTCCGATGGCTGGACTTGTTATGATTTCAGTTGTCCTTTCTTCAGTCGGTTTGCCACTAGAGGGTGTAGGACTGATACTTGCCGTGGACAGGATACTTGACATGTGCAGAACAACCGTAAATGTATGGAGTGACTCATGCGGTGCAGTAATTATTGCCTCAAGTGAAGGTGAAAAATTGAATGTTAGTTCATTAGTACAGGATTAA
- the hemW gene encoding radical SAM family heme chaperone HemW, with the protein MKESALYIHIPFCDHKCIYCDFYSIITSDNINNFLSSVKKEIQHYSRLYSVDRNFTSIFFGGGTPSLMKPEYISEIMNELSKNFSVTGDAEITLETNPGTVDKEKLKAFYSSGINRISIGIQSFKESDLKFLTRIHDRKTAIDTVNAAAEAGFNNISIDLIFNLSGQTKQLWLENLKQAVSLPVKHISAYSLILERGTILNKMVIDGKVTIQDEDHDADLYESTIDLMESKGFHQYEVSNFALDGFECRHNKAYWRYKDYLSFGPSAHSFVNGKRWWNFSSLKKYISEIDNKGNAVSGHEEPDANQQFEEYIMLALRSNGIDKIEMSHKFGEGWLKTNRVKLNQLSQNNFLMEDDNYIKLTKYGYAVCDEIIKNFD; encoded by the coding sequence TTGAAAGAATCAGCACTATATATTCACATTCCATTCTGTGATCACAAATGCATTTACTGTGATTTCTATTCCATCATCACTTCAGATAATATTAATAATTTTCTCTCTTCCGTTAAAAAAGAAATACAGCACTATTCGCGTTTGTATTCAGTTGATAGAAATTTTACGTCAATATTCTTCGGTGGCGGTACTCCCTCATTGATGAAGCCGGAATATATTTCTGAAATTATGAATGAACTTTCGAAAAATTTTTCCGTAACAGGAGATGCAGAGATCACACTTGAGACAAATCCGGGCACAGTTGACAAAGAAAAACTAAAAGCTTTTTATAGCAGTGGAATTAACCGGATAAGCATCGGCATTCAGTCATTTAAAGAATCGGATCTGAAATTTCTTACAAGAATTCACGACCGTAAAACAGCAATTGATACCGTAAACGCAGCAGCAGAAGCTGGTTTTAACAATATAAGTATCGATCTTATTTTCAACCTGTCCGGACAAACAAAACAATTATGGCTTGAAAATCTGAAGCAAGCTGTTAGTTTACCTGTAAAGCATATTTCAGCTTACAGCCTCATACTTGAACGCGGAACAATTCTAAACAAGATGGTAATTGACGGCAAAGTGACAATTCAGGATGAAGATCACGATGCTGATCTCTATGAATCAACAATTGATTTAATGGAATCAAAAGGTTTTCATCAATACGAAGTTTCAAACTTTGCTCTTGATGGTTTTGAATGCCGGCATAACAAAGCATACTGGAGATATAAAGACTACCTGTCATTTGGTCCATCCGCACATTCATTCGTCAACGGAAAACGCTGGTGGAATTTTTCAAGTCTTAAAAAATATATCTCCGAAATAGATAACAAGGGAAACGCTGTTTCAGGTCATGAAGAACCTGATGCAAATCAACAGTTTGAAGAGTATATAATGTTAGCTTTAAGAAGCAACGGTATTGATAAAATTGAAATGAGTCATAAGTTTGGTGAGGGATGGCTGAAAACAAACCGGGTAAAATTAAATCAGTTATCGCAGAATAATTTTTTGATGGAAGATGATAACTATATAAAACTTACTAAATACGGTTATGCGGTGTGTGATGAGATCATAAAAAATTTTGACTAA
- a CDS encoding DHCW motif cupin fold protein, which yields MHIPYNNIDWNAIPKTRHEGKSGFAYWQTIHYDGLRIRLVEYSSGYIADHWCKKGHIVYCLEGEFVSELENGDKHLLTKGMSYIVSDEISSHRSSTKNGVKLLIIDGDFLKP from the coding sequence TTGCATATACCATATAATAACATCGATTGGAACGCGATCCCCAAAACACGACACGAGGGAAAGAGCGGTTTCGCTTATTGGCAAACAATTCACTATGATGGTTTAAGAATAAGATTGGTCGAATATTCTTCAGGTTATATTGCAGATCACTGGTGTAAGAAGGGGCATATTGTTTATTGTCTTGAAGGTGAATTTGTCAGCGAACTTGAAAACGGTGATAAGCATTTGCTGACAAAAGGAATGAGCTATATAGTCTCTGATGAAATAAGTTCGCATCGATCTTCAACAAAGAATGGAGTGAAGCTGCTTATAATTGATGGTGATTTCCTCAAGCCATAG
- the recN gene encoding DNA repair protein RecN, with protein sequence MLKSLFIKDYALIEKINIEFGGGLNIITGETGAGKSILIDAMGLLLGERANTEVVRKGSDKAVVEGFFDVESNHKVKSFFEANELDFQNELILRREISLKGSNRCFINDSPVNLNIIKELGNLMVDLHGQHDHQSLLRNETHIEFVDEFGDTHELLRNYRWLYSSLNKLKSDLDQLIQKEQSLKEKKDIYAFQIKEIDSISPVEDEDEQISNDLKILENSEKLLELTSVVYSELYESENSLFDSFNSVKHKLDELASIDKSFSEIRDESNTVSTLLGDIAEFLRKYNSKIDLDPEKLEGMRERLASLTMLRKKYGGSLKAVIELRNKIGKEFELAENYSASIKQLEDKINAVRETCGAAAEKLSRKRIEISKSIEKEVQEVLKELGIKDSVFKVKIEQQSAEQNVNDFIISKNKKFKYDNHGIDSVEFYISTNAGEDPKPLIKVASGGEVSRVMLAMKTILAKNDKLPLLIFDEIDTGISGKIAQKVGQTMKSLASFHQIISITHLPQIAGLADHHYAVEKKIIGERVVSLVTKLNETSRVKEIAKLLSGENITDASLKSARELIGL encoded by the coding sequence ATGCTCAAATCCCTTTTCATAAAAGATTACGCACTTATAGAAAAAATTAATATTGAGTTCGGCGGAGGGCTTAATATTATTACTGGTGAAACGGGTGCCGGCAAATCTATATTGATTGATGCTATGGGTTTGCTGCTGGGCGAAAGAGCAAATACTGAGGTTGTAAGAAAGGGTTCTGACAAAGCGGTTGTCGAAGGATTTTTTGATGTTGAATCAAATCATAAAGTGAAAAGCTTTTTTGAAGCTAATGAACTGGATTTTCAGAATGAGTTAATTCTTCGAAGGGAAATTTCACTCAAAGGTTCCAACAGGTGCTTTATAAATGATTCACCAGTTAATCTGAACATCATTAAAGAACTTGGCAATCTTATGGTTGATCTTCATGGGCAGCACGATCATCAATCACTTTTAAGAAATGAAACTCACATTGAATTTGTCGATGAATTCGGTGATACACATGAGCTATTAAGAAATTATCGATGGCTTTACTCTTCCCTGAATAAATTGAAAAGCGATCTTGATCAGCTGATTCAAAAAGAGCAGTCCTTAAAAGAGAAAAAAGATATTTATGCATTTCAGATAAAAGAGATTGATTCCATTTCCCCGGTAGAAGATGAAGATGAGCAAATAAGCAATGATCTTAAAATTCTTGAAAACTCAGAAAAATTGCTTGAACTAACATCTGTGGTATATTCTGAATTGTATGAATCAGAGAATTCACTATTTGATTCTTTCAACTCAGTAAAGCATAAGCTTGATGAACTTGCAAGTATTGACAAATCATTTTCAGAAATACGGGATGAAAGCAATACAGTATCTACATTGCTTGGCGACATAGCTGAGTTTTTAAGAAAGTATAATTCTAAAATAGATCTCGATCCTGAGAAGCTTGAAGGAATGAGAGAGCGTCTTGCATCACTCACGATGCTGAGAAAAAAGTACGGCGGATCTTTAAAAGCAGTCATCGAATTGAGAAATAAAATCGGGAAAGAATTTGAACTTGCTGAAAATTATTCAGCATCAATCAAGCAGCTTGAAGATAAAATAAATGCTGTAAGAGAAACCTGCGGTGCTGCGGCGGAAAAATTGTCAAGGAAGCGAATTGAAATTTCCAAAAGTATTGAGAAGGAAGTTCAGGAAGTATTAAAAGAATTAGGAATAAAAGATTCTGTGTTCAAAGTAAAAATAGAACAGCAATCAGCCGAACAGAATGTCAATGATTTTATAATATCAAAGAATAAGAAATTCAAGTATGATAATCATGGAATAGACTCAGTTGAGTTCTACATTTCCACAAACGCGGGCGAAGACCCGAAACCTTTGATCAAAGTAGCATCCGGTGGTGAAGTATCAAGAGTAATGCTTGCAATGAAAACTATACTTGCAAAGAATGATAAACTTCCATTACTGATATTTGATGAGATTGATACAGGTATAAGCGGGAAGATAGCTCAGAAAGTCGGACAGACAATGAAGTCTTTAGCCTCGTTCCATCAGATAATTTCAATAACACATCTTCCGCAGATTGCCGGACTTGCAGATCATCATTATGCAGTTGAGAAAAAAATTATAGGTGAAAGAGTTGTAAGTCTTGTCACAAAATTAAATGAAACATCAAGAGTAAAAGAAATTGCAAAATTGTTAAGTGGTGAAAATATAACTGATGCAAGTCTTAAAAGTGCTAGAGAATTAATAGGACTTTAA
- a CDS encoding NUDIX hydrolase, which translates to MYYSLLKSEIVFKGKVFDVQVDEIEYESGNNAKREVALHYGGAVVVAITPQNKIVMVNQFRYPFKKYMIELPAGKLNKNENPEHCAIRELEEETGYTAKSINKLGVIATTPGFCSELLHIFLAEDLTAGEHNREEGEAGMEVFEYSFEEIEMKIRTGELYDSKSITGIFLAQLYLKNRNK; encoded by the coding sequence ATGTATTATTCTTTATTAAAAAGTGAAATTGTTTTTAAAGGAAAAGTGTTTGATGTTCAGGTTGATGAAATTGAATATGAGTCCGGCAATAATGCTAAACGTGAAGTAGCATTACACTACGGCGGCGCGGTTGTCGTAGCGATAACTCCGCAAAATAAAATTGTAATGGTCAACCAGTTCAGGTATCCCTTTAAAAAATATATGATTGAACTTCCCGCCGGAAAACTTAACAAAAATGAAAACCCCGAACATTGTGCAATACGTGAACTTGAAGAGGAAACAGGCTACACTGCAAAATCAATTAATAAACTTGGAGTGATAGCGACAACCCCGGGATTCTGCAGCGAACTTCTTCATATTTTTCTTGCAGAAGATTTAACTGCAGGCGAGCATAACAGGGAAGAAGGAGAAGCGGGAATGGAAGTGTTCGAGTATTCTTTTGAAGAAATAGAAATGAAGATCAGAACAGGTGAACTTTATGATTCAAAATCCATAACCGGAATTTTTCTTGCTCAGTTATATTTGAAGAACAGGAACAAATAA
- a CDS encoding DUF1232 domain-containing protein yields MKHISFQNHRMLNCGGLLFLIGSKNTQKGDTMKEEIEDDLKFDGLENLDELDFGQKETSEEQMVFVEDNLWTKLQRVGKKISFAKDVLALFSYMKDPFVRWQRKAIVVAGLIYFISPIDTIPDIAPLIGYLDDLGVITALLKYLGSELVPYYEPDYRS; encoded by the coding sequence ATGAAACACATTTCGTTTCAAAACCACAGAATGCTAAATTGTGGTGGACTACTATTTTTGATTGGTTCAAAAAACACACAAAAGGGTGATACAATGAAAGAAGAAATTGAAGATGATCTTAAGTTCGACGGACTTGAAAATCTTGATGAACTAGATTTCGGGCAGAAAGAAACTTCCGAAGAACAAATGGTTTTTGTTGAAGATAATCTCTGGACCAAATTACAGAGAGTGGGTAAAAAAATATCTTTCGCTAAAGATGTTCTTGCGCTCTTTAGTTATATGAAAGATCCGTTTGTCAGATGGCAAAGAAAAGCAATTGTTGTTGCCGGATTGATTTACTTTATTTCTCCTATAGATACAATTCCTGATATTGCTCCGTTAATCGGGTATCTTGATGACCTTGGCGTTATCACTGCTTTGCTGAAATATCTTGGCAGTGAACTGGTTCCTTACTATGAACCGGATTACAGATCATAA
- a CDS encoding S9 family peptidase has translation MIKALNSKHNLFKIFFLILIFSFLTTAQTKRAMTVDDLWSMKRMGSYDVSPDGKVIAFTVTSFNYDLNKGNSDIYLIDADGNNLRPLKNSDRNESEPKFSPDKKLIAFVRGGQIWSCNLDGSNEKQLTKIYTGASDFEWSADGKKMLFISSVYPECTTQECNEQKDKAFGESKVKAEIFTELMYRHWNDWRGHKRSHLFLLDVATGNFTDLIEGSNEDVPPPALGSSNDFNFSPDGSEIAYTHNAEFSKATSTNNEIYLASITSLKTPKLISKSKGVDCQPVYSPDGKWIAWTSMKRAGFEADKKDIILFNRKSGETTNLTEDEDMSVDEMIWSPDSKTIYFTSGNRIYNSIYKLDIANEEVSLFHEQNYNTAVQLSKDGKTLYFLKQRSDLPSEIFALSTDGKNTLRPITSINKELLSQLEMNSVETFWSVGANGDKVESILIKPPFFDETKKYPMIFLVHGGPQGAWEDNFHYRWNVQMFAAQGYVVVAPNPRGSTGYGQQFTDEISGDWGGKPYEDLMSAYDYAVKNFSFINSENTFAAGASYGGYMINWIAGHTDRFNALVSHAGVFNLESMYGTTEESWFPEWENGGTPWQNRALYEKFSPHRYIHNCKTPMLVVHGAFDFRVPEEQAFQLFTSLQRLGIESKFLYFPDETHFVSKPQNAKLWWTTIFDWFKKHTKG, from the coding sequence ATGATCAAAGCTCTAAATTCAAAACACAACTTATTTAAGATTTTCTTTCTGATTTTAATCTTTTCTTTTCTTACCACTGCCCAAACAAAACGTGCAATGACGGTTGATGATCTATGGTCAATGAAACGCATGGGATCTTATGATGTTTCACCTGATGGAAAGGTTATAGCGTTTACCGTTACTTCATTTAATTATGATCTGAATAAAGGCAACTCGGATATTTATTTAATTGATGCCGACGGAAATAATTTAAGACCATTAAAAAATTCAGATAGGAATGAAAGCGAACCCAAATTTTCTCCAGATAAAAAATTAATTGCTTTTGTTCGAGGCGGACAAATCTGGTCGTGCAATCTTGACGGTTCAAACGAAAAACAATTGACAAAGATTTATACCGGCGCTTCTGATTTTGAATGGTCAGCCGATGGTAAGAAAATGCTTTTCATTTCTTCTGTTTATCCTGAATGCACAACACAGGAGTGTAATGAACAGAAAGATAAAGCGTTTGGAGAAAGTAAAGTAAAAGCAGAGATATTTACAGAGCTTATGTACAGGCACTGGAATGACTGGCGCGGACATAAACGAAGTCACTTATTTTTACTTGATGTTGCAACCGGAAACTTTACTGACCTAATCGAAGGAAGTAATGAAGATGTTCCGCCTCCGGCACTGGGCTCATCAAATGATTTTAACTTTTCTCCTGATGGCAGTGAGATAGCTTATACTCACAACGCGGAATTTTCCAAAGCTACAAGTACTAATAATGAAATTTACCTCGCAAGTATAACTTCATTAAAAACTCCTAAACTCATTTCAAAAAGTAAAGGTGTTGACTGCCAGCCGGTTTATTCACCTGACGGGAAATGGATTGCCTGGACATCAATGAAAAGAGCAGGATTTGAGGCTGATAAAAAAGATATCATTCTGTTCAACAGGAAATCAGGCGAGACCACAAATCTTACTGAAGATGAAGATATGTCAGTCGATGAAATGATCTGGTCGCCGGATTCAAAAACAATTTATTTTACTTCAGGTAATCGCATATATAATTCAATTTATAAACTCGACATTGCAAATGAAGAAGTGTCGTTATTCCACGAACAAAATTACAATACGGCGGTTCAGCTTTCGAAAGATGGTAAAACACTTTACTTCTTAAAACAGCGTTCTGATTTGCCGAGTGAAATCTTTGCACTAAGCACTGATGGAAAAAATACATTACGACCAATTACATCCATTAATAAAGAACTTCTTTCACAACTTGAAATGAATTCAGTTGAAACATTCTGGAGTGTCGGGGCAAATGGTGATAAAGTAGAATCGATTTTAATTAAACCGCCGTTCTTCGATGAAACAAAAAAATACCCGATGATATTCTTAGTTCACGGTGGTCCGCAGGGTGCGTGGGAAGATAATTTTCATTACAGGTGGAACGTGCAGATGTTTGCAGCACAAGGTTATGTTGTAGTTGCGCCGAATCCGCGAGGCTCCACAGGTTATGGTCAGCAGTTTACAGATGAAATTTCCGGAGACTGGGGCGGCAAACCTTATGAAGATCTGATGTCTGCTTATGATTATGCTGTTAAAAATTTCAGTTTTATTAATAGTGAAAATACATTTGCCGCTGGCGCATCGTATGGCGGTTATATGATTAACTGGATTGCAGGACACACTGACAGGTTTAATGCATTAGTTTCTCACGCAGGAGTCTTCAACCTGGAAAGTATGTATGGAACTACCGAAGAGTCATGGTTCCCCGAATGGGAAAACGGCGGAACTCCCTGGCAGAACAGAGCACTGTATGAAAAATTTTCTCCGCATAGATATATTCACAATTGTAAAACACCAATGCTAGTTGTACATGGAGCATTTGATTTCAGGGTTCCGGAAGAACAGGCATTCCAGTTATTTACTTCTTTACAGAGATTAGGAATAGAAAGTAAATTCCTTTACTTCCCGGATGAAACACATTTCGTTTCAAAACCACAGAATGCTAAATTGTGGTGGACTACTATTTTTGATTGGTTCAAAAAACACACAAAAGGGTGA